The segment acgaaaattttaattggattCAAATTGtagtcctaattttttttaataaacccCTAGTCTCATGACTATTGCATGAATAAATGTGCCGCCAAGGACTGATTTTAGGGTAACCAGGGAGATATACGGACGTATAGTTATGAGGAATTAGCGGAATTTTGGAATTCCTTTCGATGGAATTCTTGgcagagattttttaataaagtataaatgtataattgatttttactcatacattatgaatttatttatacagGGAAAGGAAATAACCTTGCCAATACATAACcaatttgatggaaaatcattcattaTACCACCGAGATGTGAAGTGGTCAGCAGACTTGATGCGTGGGTGTCAGGAGATCATTCTTAAATACTACTCAGAATGAAATCATAGTAAATGGTTACGAACCAAAACACATCCGAGTGTGGGAAAAGTTCCCAAGGAGAGAAGCACCTGGATTTCCACTTCACCGGAAAAAGGGAGAGAAACTGTCCACAGCATGAGTCAAACAAGCTCGGAGATTTAAAACTAGCATCATCAATTATCCCAGAATTTGACGGTTctgaggaaaaattattagacTTATACATACAGCAAGGAAGAGTCCCAGCACTCTTCCATCCACCAAACTAACAGCGAAAGGGACAGTAGTGCCGAAACGTCCTACTTCACCACATCAAAGCCTGCACCAGATCCAGAGGCAGGAGCTCCTCTAAAAACATGGCGAAGAGCTCATACTCTGCAAGTCCCGCCCATTGCTCCAAAGCTTCCGACAGAACACCTCTTGGAGGAAAATCCACTTAATAATTCTTCCCAACCAGTGGAAGTAACAGAGAAAGATTTTCCCGAGCCCACTGTTCCCATTTTTCCAACTCCCACTCCAAAACATTACAGTCCCACCCATCCCATATTTTAGCttataagacaaaaaactattataaaattgagtattcaaataaaattatagtctagaaaaaattctcttttactcAACAACATAATGGTACATAATCGTACAAAGTCTGTCCCAGTACCCAGGAGGAGGCAAGGGGAATCTCAACCCTTTGACACACGCATTatcctttattaaaaaattgaggaCATAGCAAAATAGAAAGATTGAAGAAATCCGACACTTATATACTCACTATAAGTAACCAAATAAATCGCCAATTCTGCAAACGCGAGTTGGCGCGGAATCTAAACCGATAACTTTATTAAAGAGATCAGTTATCACTTCAAATCtctcaatataaaataataataacagAAACTACGACAGAAAACTCTAACGCAACGCATCAAAAAATgatgcaaataaaaataataaaaagccCTATATTTGTTCAAAATTACTCCTACTTCTACAAAATGGACATTTCCTTGAAGAGTTAACTTTAAATCTTATCAATTTATCACAATTGTACATAgtacaaataataaatgaattgaGCTTACATCGAAAAATCACATTATTTACATGAAATATCTACGCAATAAGCCGATGttctcttttgaattttaaaataaaaatttttatcttaattattTACGCGAGATATCCTTAATGCGCAGATAGTTCGTCAGtcgaaaaatgttcttttttttttaaaacaaataaaacaaataaatttgaataaaactaTCTGAGAACGTAAAACATACCGTAATAGCTGAACAAGGTGGCCCTCCGTCAATATGGCGCATAGTAGTTTGCCCGTCCGCGATAACCTCTTCTAGATCAAAGAAATAATAGACAATTAgtatgaagaaattaaattaaattatcgtATAACATTGATGAAAGAATTATACGTACATTGGACGCCTTGTACCCCGGAAGCTCGTATGGCAGCAGGATCGGCCGGCTCTGGAGGCGCCTCTGCCGCGGAAGGTGCCACGTGGAAAGCGATTGGTGGTTGAGAGTCCCGGGCGATTCGTCCTCTTTGACATCACTTTGATCTGCCTCCCCCGGAAGAGGGTCTCATTCATGGCGAGTGCCGTCTCAACGTACTCCTTTGACCCAAATTCAATGTACGCAAATCCCTTTGGGTGCCCATCGGCTCTATTGCAGAGTATTGTGACGCGATTTATTGTGCCGCAGCCATGGAAGTGAGCTTCCAGCTCCTCAGCCGTGGCCCCATAGTCCACATTCCCCACGTACACCGAACGATTGTCAATTTCAATCTTCTCATCCAGTGACAGGGGGATCGGTGCAAGACCCGTGGGTGATCCCATTGTCATCTGCTTATTCACTTCTGACTGCAGCTGCTTCAGCTTCTCCGCCTC is part of the Lutzomyia longipalpis isolate SR_M1_2022 chromosome 3, ASM2433408v1 genome and harbors:
- the LOC129792276 gene encoding polyadenylate-binding protein 2 isoform X2; translation: MADEDLSLNDDPLLDTLDDGNDVSLSEDGNMQIDPELEAIKARVKEMEEEAEKLKQLQSEVNKQMTMGSPTGLAPIPLSLDEKIEIDNRSVYVGNVDYGATAEELEAHFHGCGTINRVTILCNRADGHPKGFAYIEFGSKEYVETALAMNETLFRGRQIKVMSKRTNRPGLSTTNRFPRGTFRGRGASRAGRSCCHTSFRGTRRPIGYRGRANYYAPY
- the LOC129792276 gene encoding polyadenylate-binding protein 2 isoform X1, which produces MADEDLSLNDDPLLDTLDDGNDVSLSEDGNMQIDPELEAIKARVKEMEEEAEKLKQLQSEVNKQMTMGSPTGLAPIPLSLDEKIEIDNRSVYVGNVDYGATAEELEAHFHGCGTINRVTILCNRADGHPKGFAYIEFGSKEYVETALAMNETLFRGRQIKVMSKRTNRPGLSTTNRFPRGTFRGRGASRAGRSCCHTSFRGTRRPIRGYRGRANYYAPY